In one Dreissena polymorpha isolate Duluth1 chromosome 7, UMN_Dpol_1.0, whole genome shotgun sequence genomic region, the following are encoded:
- the LOC127838789 gene encoding uncharacterized protein LOC127838789 produces the protein MESILLSSRRMNMCDEHVHEPLRFYCTFHNDVICSICAIKRHKLCQDTLTFQEAIERFEREHKNLFKALENQSANIEKNISEKQAALELLARNSIDATSQIEHLTKKLHAVIEEKKRVLLKTLNEETGEVRKELSNDLTFLTKMSKTMTKVKDKALGAFKCKAEVRTIKTMIRVQNIYCDIEKSSKIVLNHPTQYIYFQESQELQDFLENLQTIGSISRVQNIDDMDNDGPKDQADEGNDHEEDVAVAHDGDNDNGNAEQKANIVSLLHYQMDTIAEIDSSSEHDTDESDDVFNLSGKHDSLINEKVVVNDGIDLIKFEPVNCTTGRSEDSGNVSEKEYELDDTSEDKSVMTSADGMNADDISECSMVTAMKHENEFIEFDDVEEEMLFKSELVVNVKHLNGEIVIGCSNGEPVEPIDNNVSETGETSPLENGFSDSINSDEDNEHIVTVDDESLKRFRKNSDLDTCLTVRLNGFEDGIGETDAASFAETYNTKLAHAQTNNALLEHTQTNDTKLAHDVATETESYEAKTAKIADQFLALHHGRPCWIYGIAFLTHDRIVISDVAHDSLQLFDTRGVFICEEKVAFTPWDTSKMDNQTIVVCSGVKGSVYIFNVNDGGFDLKKKVDIGSDCNSVFYSNKGTFIIGSRKGCLICKSDGSDIKAFSTHSVTEKSLRRADFIIADDVSGNIFMVNSWSGKITALTSEGQILWESHSGGVFPRGIVINGNRIFVSCKARNCITIMDSSDGRHIDDVTFDELEYPYALALHPTENILAVTRWDEKMTNGQTRIIQLVRY, from the coding sequence ATGGAGAGCATTCTTCTATCGTCGCGGCGTATGAACATGTGCGACGAACACGTGCATGAACCGTTACGTTTCTACTGCACATTCCATAATGACGTCATATGCAGCATATGCGCGATCAAACGTCATAAGCTGTGCCAAGACACGCTGACTTTCCAAGAAGCCATCGAGAGGTTCGAACGAGAGCACAAGAATCTGTTCAAAGCGCTGGAGAACCAAAGCGCAAATATCGAGAAGAATATTTCAGAAAAGCAGGCCGCTCTCGAGTTATTGGCTCGAAATTCGATTGACGCCACTTCCCAGATAGAGCACCTTACAAAAAAGTTGCACGCCGTAATTGAGGAAAAGAAACGCGTTCTTTTGAAAACGCTGAATGAAGAAACTGGTGAAGTCAGGAAAGAACTTTCTAACGACTTGACTTTCTTGACAAAAATGTCAAAGACTATGACCAAAGTCAAAGATAAAGCTCTCGGAGCGTTTAAATGCAAAGCCGAAGTCAGaacaataaaaacgatgataCGAGTTCAAAATATCTACTGTGACATAGAAAAATCGTCGAAAATTGTTTTAAACCACCCTActcaatacatatattttcaagAGTCGCAAGAGTTGCAAGATTTTCTTGAAAATTTGCAGACAATCGGTTCGATTTCTCGTGTGCAAAATATTGATGATATGGACAACGATGGGCCGAAAGATCAGGCAGACGAAGGTAATGATCACGAGGAAGATGTTGCAGTAGCCCACGATGGAGACAACGATAATGGCAACGCTGAACAAAAGGCTAATATTGTGAGCTTGTTGCATTACCAGATGGATACAATTGCAGAGATTGATAGTTCTTCAGAACATGACACGGACGAATCCGATGATGTTTTTAATTTGTCCGGAAAACATGACTCTCTGATTAATGAGAAAGTCGTTGTGAATGATGGGATAGATCTCATAAAGTTCGAACCTGTGAATTGCACTACTGGAAGAAGCGAGGACTCTGGTAATGTAAGTGAGAAGGAATACGAACTTGATGATACCTCCGAAGACAAAAGTGTAATGACGTCAGCGGATGGAATGAATGCTGATGATATCAGTGAATGTTCTATGGTTACGGCTATGAAACACGAGAACGAATTTATTGAGTTCGACGACGTTGAAgaagaaatgctttttaaaagtGAATTGGTGGTGAACGTAAAGCATCTAAACGGCGAGATTGTAATAGGGTGTTCGAATGGAGAGCCTGTTGAGCCTATTGATAATAATGTAAGTGAAACTGGCGAAACATCGCCTCTGGAAAATGGTTTTTCTGACAGTATCAATTCAGATGAGGATAACGAACATATTGTAACGGTAGATGATGAAAGCTTGAAACGTTTTAGAAAGAATAGTGATTTAGATACTTGCTTAACGGTGAGACTGAACGGTTTTGAGGACGGAATCGGTGAAACGGACGCAGCTTCATTTGCCGAGACCTACAACACGAAACTCGCTCATGCGCAGACCAATAACGCACTACTCGAGCATACGCAGACAAATGACACGAAACTCGCGCATGATGTGGCTACCGAGACAGAGTCTTATGAAGCCAAAACTGCTAAGATTGCTGACCAATTTCTAGCCCTACACCACGGACGACCTTGTTGGATTTATGGAATAGCCTTTCTAACCCATGATCGGATAGTCATATCCGATGTTGCACACGATTCACTGCAGCTGTTCGACACTAGAGGTGTATTTATATGCGAAGAAAAGGTCGCCTTCACGCCATGGGATACGTCAAAGATGGACAATCAAACCATTGTTGTGTGCAGTGGAGTTAAAGGCTCTGTCTACATATTTAACGTAAACGATGGCGGTTTTGACTTGAAAAAAAAGGTCGACATAGGAAGCGACTGCAATAGCGTATTTTACAGCAACAAAGGCACATTTATAATTGGGTCTAGAAAGGGCTGTCTGATTTGCAAGAGTGACGGAAGTGATATTAAAGCATTTAGCACGCATTCTGTCACTGAAAAGTCACTCCGTCGAGCCGACTTTATTATCGCTGATGACGTAAGTGGCAATATCTTTATGGTCAACTCATGGTCCGGCAAAATTACAGCCTTAACTTCTGAAGGACAAATTTTGTGGGAGAGTCATTCAGGGGGAGTCTTCCCGCGGGGAATCGTGATTAACGGTAACAGAATATTTGTTAGTTGTAAAGCTCGCAACTGTATCACCATCATGGACTCCAGTGACGGACGCCATATTGATGACGTCACATTTGACGAGCTCGAGTACCCGTATGCATTGGCTCTTCATCCGACTGAAAACATTCTGGCGGTAACACGATGGGATGAGAAGATGACAAACGGGCAGACAAGAATCATTCAGCTTGTCCGGTACTAA